Proteins encoded by one window of Planktothrix tepida PCC 9214:
- a CDS encoding sensor histidine kinase, which yields MSNQASERLKQNAERIMQLWEKRVRDEVSASTHQDSLVLQDSLPLYLNQLIEALSDRMVRTFTQITDNQVESTRIGKQHGHERAGYADYSMSHLILEYHILRQVIFQVLEEEAPLGVEDRDIIIGSIEQAVNDAATQFSETLRDIQELFMVTLTHDLRGPLNVVKLGTQLTLRRLERGDSHIDVAARMLGAVNRLDLMIQDLLDASRLRAGQSLKMKFEECNLEGLLEDVAEDLSFAYGERFVVVSDADIRTYCSRKEIRRVIENLAINAVKYGDPSTPITLTLQQTETQINLTIHNQGKPISLDAQSILFQQFRRTISAEDQTGWGLGLFLAKSITEAHQGTLEVESGEGQGTSFIIKLPKVML from the coding sequence ATGTCCAACCAAGCGTCTGAGCGTCTTAAACAAAATGCTGAAAGAATTATGCAACTGTGGGAGAAGCGGGTTCGTGATGAAGTCAGTGCATCAACACATCAAGATTCTCTTGTCTTGCAAGATTCCCTACCTCTGTACTTAAACCAACTAATAGAGGCACTCTCAGACAGAATGGTCAGGACATTTACCCAAATCACAGACAACCAGGTAGAAAGCACTCGGATTGGCAAGCAACATGGGCATGAACGGGCAGGGTATGCTGACTATTCTATGAGTCACCTCATTTTGGAGTATCACATCCTCCGTCAAGTCATCTTTCAAGTTTTAGAAGAAGAAGCCCCTTTAGGAGTAGAAGATCGAGACATTATTATCGGTTCTATTGAGCAAGCCGTTAATGACGCTGCGACTCAATTCTCCGAAACGTTGCGAGATATTCAAGAGCTCTTTATGGTGACGCTCACCCACGACCTCAGAGGGCCGCTGAATGTGGTCAAACTGGGAACTCAACTGACTCTGCGACGGCTTGAACGAGGAGACTCCCACATTGATGTGGCTGCGAGGATGCTCGGTGCAGTTAATCGGTTAGATTTAATGATTCAAGATCTGCTTGATGCGAGTCGGTTGCGGGCAGGACAGAGCTTAAAAATGAAATTTGAAGAATGCAATTTAGAGGGATTACTTGAGGACGTAGCAGAGGATTTAAGCTTCGCTTATGGTGAGCGGTTTGTTGTCGTTTCTGATGCTGATATCAGGACTTATTGCAGTCGCAAAGAAATACGACGAGTGATTGAAAACTTAGCCATTAATGCGGTGAAATATGGTGATCCGAGTACGCCGATTACCCTTACCCTCCAGCAAACTGAAACACAGATTAACCTTACTATCCATAATCAAGGCAAGCCGATTTCCCTAGACGCTCAATCAATCCTATTTCAACAATTCCGTCGAACTATTAGTGCTGAGGATCAAACAGGCTGGGGATTAGGATTATTTTTAGCCAAGAGTATTACAGAAGCCCATCAAGGAACCCTTGAGGTTGAAAGCGGAGAAGGTCAGGGGACAAGTTTTATTATCAAGTTACCGAAGGTTATGCTTTAA
- a CDS encoding RNA-guided endonuclease InsQ/TnpB family protein, with product MFVLEFKVEAKTKQYQAIDEAIRTAQFIRNKCLRYWMENRGVNKYDLSAYCRVLAHDFKLAGELNSQARQASAERAWSSISRFFDNCKKKVIGKKGYPQFKKFSRSVEYKTTGWKLIDPKTIHFSDKKEIGTLKLKGTWDLGYFKQSDIKRVRLVRRADGYYCQFVLSCDVKEDVKPSGKCIGLDIGLTSFYTDHEGHQVENPKFLRKSEKRLKRLQRRLSKKKKGSKNRQRARARLAKAHLKVSRQRKDFAVKLARCVAHSNDVIAYEDLRVKNLVKNHCLAKSINDAAWYQFREWIEYFGVKFGKITIAVPPNYTSQHCSNCGETVQKSLSTRTHQCKCGCVLDRDENAAINILKKGLGTVGHTGTFGLDPINAWGENTSTFSEVILSKQVISLNQESPRL from the coding sequence ATGTTTGTTTTAGAATTTAAAGTTGAGGCTAAGACAAAACAATATCAAGCCATAGATGAGGCTATTCGCACCGCTCAATTCATCCGCAATAAATGCTTAAGGTATTGGATGGAAAACAGAGGTGTAAATAAGTATGATCTGTCGGCTTATTGTCGGGTTTTAGCCCACGACTTTAAATTGGCTGGTGAATTAAATTCCCAAGCCAGGCAAGCATCAGCTGAAAGGGCGTGGTCTTCTATCTCCCGTTTCTTTGATAACTGCAAAAAGAAGGTAATCGGAAAGAAAGGCTATCCTCAGTTTAAAAAATTTTCCCGCTCTGTTGAGTATAAAACAACGGGATGGAAACTTATTGATCCAAAAACTATTCATTTTAGCGATAAAAAGGAGATTGGAACACTTAAACTAAAAGGGACTTGGGATTTAGGATACTTTAAACAGTCTGACATTAAACGGGTTAGATTAGTTCGTAGAGCCGACGGTTATTATTGTCAGTTTGTGCTTTCTTGTGACGTTAAAGAAGATGTTAAACCATCAGGTAAATGTATTGGTTTAGATATAGGTTTAACGTCCTTCTATACAGACCATGAGGGTCACCAAGTTGAAAATCCTAAATTCTTGAGAAAATCGGAGAAACGATTAAAACGACTTCAAAGACGATTATCTAAAAAGAAAAAAGGTAGTAAAAATCGTCAAAGGGCACGGGCAAGATTAGCTAAGGCTCATCTTAAAGTAAGTAGGCAACGTAAAGACTTTGCTGTAAAGTTAGCAAGGTGCGTAGCTCACTCTAACGATGTGATAGCTTACGAAGATTTAAGAGTTAAGAACTTAGTCAAGAATCATTGTCTAGCTAAATCGATAAATGATGCGGCATGGTATCAGTTTCGAGAATGGATAGAGTATTTTGGGGTTAAATTCGGCAAGATCACGATTGCTGTCCCACCGAACTATACAAGTCAACACTGTTCAAACTGTGGTGAAACTGTCCAAAAATCTCTATCAACTAGAACCCATCAATGCAAGTGTGGATGTGTTTTAGATCGCGATGAAAACGCCGCTATCAATATCCTTAAGAAAGGGTTAGGTACTGTAGGGCATACAGGAACTTTTGGGCTAGACCCAATAAACGCTTGGGGAGAGAATACCTCTACTTTCTCAGAAGTAATTCTGTCTAAGCAAGTAATCTCCTTGAACCAAGAATCCCCACGCCTTTAG